The following is a genomic window from Bufo gargarizans isolate SCDJY-AF-19 chromosome 10, ASM1485885v1, whole genome shotgun sequence.
gaatctccttatcctgtttgccggtaagtctaaaggccgtaaagcgtctaaagccaccattagtcgctggatcaaggaggccattaaggaagcttttgtctcccaaaccttagatcctcccgagtttgtgagagcccactctactagggcggtctccacctcggttgcggaaagaagccttctccccttagagttgatctgtaaggcggcctcctggagctctgagtcaaccttcatctcccattataggatagatgctaggatggcagagttttcggctttcgggcagacagttcttacttctgccaggcatgaggaccctccctaggggttttatcttgctatctccccatctgtgctgctggtaggacgtaagggaatcgttaatttctaacgataatttgttttcccttagtcctaacagcagcacacaaatatccctccctaatttacatcatacttgttaaagacacggtgggctggggggtgatctcctccctttcagggagctgaagatcgtttattggttcttgggctcattaaaattccgccggtcctaccagtccacaggggcagttaacccatctgtgctgctgttaggactaagggaaaacaaattatcgttagaaattaacgattctctttatatattaatttattaacTCTTCACTTACTCAACAACCTGAATATATTTGGGGGGACGTGGTGCCATCTTATAGTTGGTGAAGGTGGAAATATGCAATGTTATATTGGGTTAGAAACCAATGGGAAGCCAGCATTCAGCCTCACATGACCAATGGGGAGCCAGCATTTAGCCTCACTGGACCAATGGGGAGCCAGCGTTCAGCCTCACATGACCAATGGGGAGCCAGCGTTCAGCCTCACATGACCAATGGGGAGCCAGCGTTCAGCCTCACATGACCAATGGGGAGCCAGCGTTCAGCCTCACATGACCAATGGGGAGCCAGCGTTCAGCCTCACATGACCAATGGGAAGCCAGCATTCAGCCTCACCTGACCAATGGGGAGCCAGCATTCAGCCTCACATGACCAATGGAAAGCCAGCATTCAGACTCACCTGACCAATGGGAAGCCAGCATTCAGCCTCACCTGACCAATGGGAAACCAGCATTCAGACTCGCCTGACCAATGGGAAGCCAGCATTCAGCCTCACATGACCAATGGGAAACCAGCATTCAACCCACATGAGCAATGGAAAGCCAGCATTCAGACTCACATGACCAATGGGAAGCCAGCATTCAGCCTCACCTGACCAATGGGAAGCCAGCATTCAGATTTACATGACCAATGAGGGGCCAGCATTCAGCCTCACATGACCAATGGGAAGCCAGCATTCAGACTCACCTGACCAATGGGGAGCCAGCATTCAGCCTCACATGACCAATGGGAAGCCAGCATTCAGACTCACCTGACCAATGGGGAGCCAGCATTTAGCCTCACATGACCAATGGGAAGCCAGTATTCAGCCTCACCTGACCAATGGGGAGCCAGCATTCAGCCTCACATGACCAATGGGAAACCAGCATTCAGACTCACCTGACCAATGGGAAGCCAGCATTCAGCCTCACATGACCAATGGGAAACCAGCATTCAACCCACATGAGCAATGGAAAGCCAGCATTCAGACTCACATGACCAATGGGAAGCCAACATTCAGCCTCACTTGACCAATGGGAAGCTAGCATTCAGCTTTACATGAACAATGAGGGGCCAGCACTTAGCCTCACATGACCAATGGGAAACCAGCATTCAGGCTCACCTGACTAATGGGGAGCCAGCATTCAGCTGCACATGACCAATGGGAAGCCAGCATTCAGCTTTACATGACCAGTGGGAATCCAGCATTCAGCACCACATGACCAATGGGAAGCCAGCATTCAGCCCCACGTGACCAATGAGGAGCCAGTATTCAGCCTCACGTGACCAATGAGGAGCCAGCATTCAGCCTCACCTGACCAATGGGAAGCCAGCACTCAGCCCCACGTGACCAATGAGGAGCCAGCATTCAGCCTCACCTGACCAATGGGAAGCCAGCATTCAGCCTCATTTGACCAATGGAAGGCCAGCATTCAGCCTCACCTGGCCAATGGGAAGCCAGCATTCAGCCTCACCTGACCAATGGGAAGCCAGCATTCAGCCTCACCTGACCAATGGGAAGCCAGCATTCAGCCCCACGTGACCAATGGGAAGCCAGCATTCAGCCTCACGTGACCAATGAGGAGCCAGCATTCAGCCTCACCTGACCAATGAGGGGCCAGCATTCAGCCTCACATGAGCAATGGGGTTCCTGCGTTCCGACACACACGACCAGTGAATCCTGTGAATAGACCTGGCATGTGCGGCAGTTGTAGACCGCTAACTCTAGTTCacattcagaaaaaaaaactttatttccaAACTTTATTGTCAAACATTCCAGAAGCGGTCCGATCTATAATGGGAGTATTTCCAGAATCGAATTTCTTCAAGTAATTTGAACGTTTCTCGTCGTAAACCATGAGGACGCTTCACCCTTCTTTCTGCTCCACCTGCGTCAGGCCCCCAAATCCAATTCCTTTTGGACCAAAGTTTTTTGCGTAACAAActggagaagaagaaagaaggaagAGACTATTATTAATGTGATCATCGGTGTGAGCGGCCGATACCCAGCAATAATCaagagcatgctaggagttgtagttgaaGGTCCACAGGTTGCTCGCTGCCTTTTCTCTGAGACCAATGTCACACGGATCTTTAAAGTGAAATGTAGGAGGCAATAACCGTGGCTTGGTGCATTTCTGCAGACATTACAGTGGGAAATACCTTAGTAGAGCCCCCGCCAGGACGTGGGGGGCATGAGCGTACCTCTGCTTGGTATGGGAGGCTCAAGCGGCATGGCAATGGGAGGACAGTATCACAGAATGGAGGAGACCGGGAGAACAGACTGCAGCTGACACGCTCAAACCTATCCTGTGTAAAATGACCACTAATGCAAGGAACAGAAATCTCTAGGGGCCGACAACCTGAAAAGGAACTGTTATGGTGGTGCACCCGGCGGACCCTCAGGACACTCCTTGTAACGATATATATGAAGTATCTCTGACCTTTACAGTAGATTTCTCCGTCCTTCTCTGTGACGGTGGTGGAGTCCAGGCTTTTCCCACAGATTGCACACCGGAAACAGGTTTTATGCCAGGGCTGCGAAAAAAAGATCATAATTCAACACCTTAAAGATGCCgtcacctaatctgagcattttaggccgctcagatcaggttatacagggagtgcagaattattaggcaagttgtattttttaaggattaattttattattgaacaacaaccatgttctcaatgaacccaaaaaactcattaatatcaaagctgaatatttttggaagtagtttttagtttgtttttagttttagctattttagggggatatctgtgtgtgcaggtgactattactgtgcataattattaggcaacttaacaaaaaacaaatatatacccatttcaattatttatttttaccagtgaaaccaatataacatctcaacattcacaaatatacatttctgacattcaaaaacaaaacaaaaacaaatcagtgaccaatatagccacctttctttgcaaggacactcagaagccgccatccatggattctgtcagtgttttgatctgttcaccatcaacattgcgtgcagcagcaaccacagcctcccagacactgttcagagaggtggactgttttccctccttgtaaatctcacatttgatgatggaccacaggttctcaatggggttcagatcaggtgaacaaggaggccatgtcattagattttcttcttttataccctttcttgccagccacgctgtggagtacttggacgcgtgtgatggagcattgtcctgcatgaaaatcatgtttttcttaccttgcagacttcttcctgtaccactgcttgaagaaggtgtcttccagaaactggcagtaggactgggagttgagcttgactccatcctcaacccgaaaaggccccacaagctcatctttgatgataccagcccaaaccagtactccacctccaccttgctggcgtctgagtcggactggagctctctgccctttaccaatccagccacgggcccatccatctggcccatcaagactcactctcatttcatcagtccataaaaccttagaaaaatcagtcttgagatatgtcttggcccagtcttgacgtttcagcttgtgtgtcttgttcagtggtggtcgtctttcagcctttcttaccttggccatgtctctgagtattgcacaccttgggcttttgggcactccagtgatgttgcagctccgaaatatggccaaactggtggcaagtggcatcttggcagctgcacgcttgacttctctcagttcatgggcagttattttgcgccttggtttttccacactcttcttgcgaccctgttgactattttgaatgaaacgcttgattgttcgatgatcacgcttcagaagctttgcaattttaagagtgctgcatccctctgcaagatatctcactatttttgacttttctgagcctgtcaagtccttcttttgacccattttgccaaaggaaaggaagttgcctaataattatgcacacctgatatagggtgttgatgtcattagaccacaccccttctcattacagagatgcacatcacctaatatgcttaattggtagtaggctttcgagcctatacagcttggagtaagacaacatgcataaagaggatgatgtggtcaaaatactcatttgcctaataattctgcactccctgtagactgTTTGGCCTCCATTACAATGGTACCTCCAAGAGTCTGTGTCCCTCATCGAGATCGTGAAAAATACACTTTATAAacctatgcaaattagctttggCAAGTGCCCAAGGGCGGCGTTACTgccgcaagtgcccaggcccctcggcgatttgcccagaaaaccacacctcTGGCCCACCCTTCTTATCTACTATCACGTCCTCCTCTGCCTGCCAGATCTTGCGCGTGCCCTGCTCCAGGGTTAGCCCGCACATGCCCACTGCTCTGCCCGTTATAAGCAGAGGAACCTCTAGTCATATTGCGCATGTGCCGGTCTTTGGTGTGAAATCCAGCCGGTGGAAGTGACCAGCGACACCCAAAGACTGGAACATGTGTAATATGACTAGCAGTACCTCTGCCCAAGTGCAGGCCAACCGCGGAGCGGCGCATGCACGAGAtctgggaggcagaggaggacgtgATGGTAGGAaagaagggcgggccagaggtgtggtttctgggcacatcgccaaGGGGCTTGGGCACTTGtggcagtaacgccgcccctgggcacttgccgtAGCAAATTTCCGTAAGTGTATTTTTCACGATCTCGACGAGGTACCATTGTAATGCCAAACAGTCTATATCCTGGGCCAAGCTATGTGCGAGTAGTGGAAGCCACATTCGAAACACCATCAACAGCTCCCATTGACTGATGTAAAAAGAAACTTGATGTGCAAAAACGGGCTCCCCAGGAATAGAACCATTTTCCAGGGGTCTTCCATGGTAACGGGGTTACCCTAACACATAATGGTGATGGTGAAGGCAGCCTGCCCTGTAGGCCCCGGGATGTGGGTGTGCAGCCGCCCTGTAAGCCCCAGGATGTGGGTGTGCAGCCTGCCCTGTAGGCCCCGGGACGTGGATGTGCAGCCTGCCCTGTAGGCCCCGGGACGTGGATGTGCAGCCTGCCCTGTAGGCCCCGGGACGTGGATGTGCAGCCTGCCCTGTAGGCCCCGGGATGTGGGTGTGCAGCCTGCCCTGTAAGCCCCAGGATGCGGGTGTGCAGCCTGCCCTGTAGGCCCCGGGATGTGGGTGTGCAGCCTGCCCTGTAGGCCCCGGGATGTGGGTGTGCAGCCTGCCCTGTAGGCCCCGGGATGCGGGTGTGCAGCCTGCCCTGTAGGCCCCGGGATGCGGGTGTGCAGCCTGCCCTGTAGGCCCCGGGATGTGGGTGTGCAGCCTGCCCTGTAGGCCCCGGGATGTGGGTGTGCAGCCTGCCCTGTAAGCCCCAGGATGTGGGTGTGTAGCCTGCCCTGTAAGCCCCGGGATGTGGGTGTGCAGCCTGTCCTGTAGGCCCCGGGATGCTGGTGTGCAGCCTGCCCTGTAGGCCCCCGGGACGTGGATGTGCAGCCTGCCCTGTGGGCCCCGGGATGTGGGTGTGCAGCCTGCCCTGTGGGCCCAGGGATGTGGGTCTCCCCAGTCAGCATCGGACACTCACCAATCCGCCTCCCATCACTTTCTCAGCAGCGTAGACCGATTTTCCACATCTAGGACATTTTTCCGTGGTGCCGAACTTCTGTGAGAACTTGGAGGTGTGTGTGGTGGTGGGCGAGCCGCGGGACGGATGTGTCCTGTGAAAACACCCGGATTTAGCTGCACATTCTCCAGATTTAAACTCAAAGGCCTTTGAGAAATAAAACCGTCTTGAGCACTGACACATTGTAGCAAACAATCAGGACGGGAAGGAGAGTTATGATGAGCTGTTTATCTCTCAGAAGATTGTGTAGACTGCATCCAACTGTAACAAAACCTCATGAGTGAGAAGCATTAGGTTGGGAGGGGAATTAAACAGGAATGTTAtttattgacagcaagcagagatattgaaatgaaaatatataatgCACAATGTGACTAAGGAGATTGTACTCACTGAGCAGCTTCAATCCCAAATCTCTCTCCTGTGTCGGTGCTCAGGCAGCCGGCACCTTGTCCAAAGCCATAGCCCTTCGGTCCGTACTTTCTCCCATAACAGGACTTGCAGTAGATTTCAGATTCATGTGCAGCGACCGTGGTGCTGTCCAGAGCCTTCCTGCAAACCACTGCAAAACAGCACAAAGATACAGCAACCGGGTGTTTAGGCGGGTGTCAGCCAACATTTCCAACTTGTAAAACGTATCATTCAAGGAGCAAAAGAATCTGCTGCCAATATATAAAACAAGGGTGATCCGACTGCCCCAAATCGTGGCTCCTAACAAGTATATTTGACAGATGCCTATTCCTTCAAGAACAAAGCTAAATACAAGATCTgatttatcctgtattatactccagagctgcactcactattctgcgggtacagtcactgtgtacatacattacttatccggtTCCAATCCCAaataacatcctgtattatactccagagctgcactcactattctgctggtgcagtcactgtgtacatacattacttatcctgtactgatcctgagttacatcctgtattatactccagagctgcactcactattctgctggtgcagtcactgtgtacatacattacttatcctgtactgatcctgagttacatccagagctgcactcacttttcCCAGAGGGTTCAGCTCTGCAGCCTGCACAACTCTCTGTACTATTATATGGCGATATAAGTTCTGTGTTTCGTGTGCCCTTCTGTCGCCCTTGCACTGAACACTACATGAAACCCAATATGAAAATGGCCTTAAGCTGTGGTCTCACAGTCCAGGACACGGTGCTCCCGAGATAATGTCCAGGGTCTGAGAAGTCAGCCTCTATTTCTGTCCTCACAACCAGCGCACATTGTGACTCATCCCGGGGTATCTGGACTTGAGGACATCTGCCAACCCTGCGGCGGCTGGAGGGACGGAAACTTTGACGGATAAATCATGGTTATTCTTGGAAAAGTCTGGGACAATTTGCTTTGACAGATGCAGGGATCCCACTGAAGTGATATTGTCAGAATATCTCTGAGGCTTGTCACCTGGCACCCGCAGCCCCCACAAAAATTTCAAGAAGCTCAGATACGTGAGAGAGGGCGGAAGCCAAAAACATGTCTGCAGCCCGTCCTCGACAGAGTGCCGAAGCAACAGAAAATATACTCCGCCTTAACGTGCTTGAATACGACACGGTTGCATATATCTTAGCGCCGCAGGGGGCGGTCACATCCTTGCTTTTGCAGTTGAGAAATGTTTATTATTACACTTTGCTCGGAGGTGCTGACCGTCTCTGGCTGCTCCCTCCTCTAGCAGGGCTTGACTTTTATCCTATGGCTGGCTCTGCTAAGGTGGATTTCAGGCTACCATAAAGTCCAATGGACAGTGCAGATACACTGGAGCCTCCGGTCATACACAGGTCCCGATGGAGCAGAGGTAGACCTAGTGGCAACGCCGTAGACAAAGGACAACAGGTAAATGGTGAACCTGGAGCCTCGTGTTAATAGTGGCAACGCCGTAGACAAAGGAAAACAGGTAAATGGTGAACCTGGAGCCTCGTGTTAATAGTGGCAACGCCGTAGACAAAGGACAACAGGTAAATGGTGAACCTGGAGCCTCGTGTTAATAGTGGCAACGCCGTAGACAAAGGAAAACAGGTAAATGGTGAACCTGGAGCCTCGTGTTAATAGTGGCAACGCCGTAGACAAAGGACAACAGGTAAATGGTGAACCTGGAGCCTCGTGTTAATAGTGGCAACGCCGTAGACAAAGGACAACAGGTAAATGGTGAACCTGGAGCCTCGTGTTAATAGTGGCAACGCCGTAGACAAAGGACAACAGGTAAATGGTGAACCTGGAGCCTCGTGTTAATCAAAGAACTGATATAAAAATAGGATTTACATTCTGCTCTATACACAGGACACTACTCGGTACTCACACTCTGCGCCCTCGCTCTGCAGTCCCCAGTgccggtgctatgcgttcacgtcattcattacacccgcgcggaaaactcgcttgtgtgaaggGGGCCTAGGACCTTAGAGACAATAGGGTCCTGATGCAAAAGCAAGGCCGGCTCGCTCCACATAACCGCCCACAGGATCAGATGGCGCTCTACTGCTGGCATGCTGTATAGAATCCATATACATGATCTATCCACGCACCCAGCACCCATCTCCACCCAGCAGGACTGCATTATTGTTCCTCTATATCACTTCCTATAGTCCTGctataataccccccccccccccaccccagggtATCTAGCCATTGATGCCACTGCTGACGGCTCAGCACTTTAAGAAATGGTTCAAAGATTCAGTTCTTTACTTCCGTACTCACTGCATATAAAACATGGCTTGTGGAAGCTGCGTCCATTGCACTGGATCTCCTCTGCGTGGTAAACCGTCTTCTCACAAGCTCCGCACTTGGCTCCTCCACCCAGATTTGCCATTGTCCAAGTATAAAAGTCTGGAATGAGCGCAGAGAATAAACTATCGTCCAATACAGAGAGAGTAGGATTCTGTGATACATATCTGTACAAGTCTCTGCTACATGGAAACCATCAGCGCGGAGGCTAGCTACTGGTGCAAAGAAATGTTACTTTTCCCAGTGGAATGATAAAATTCCTAAATACAAaatacataaaggggttttctggttttatgaatatagggggagatttataaaaactggtgtaaaggaaaactggcttagggttctttcacaaggattccagcaggctgttccgtcgctGGGactgcaatccggacgcaaacagaTGCATTTTTCAGATGCgggtccgtctgacaaatgcatttcaatactggatccgtctttccagttgtcatccggaaaaacagattcgGTATGtacctttttcacatttttaaagctctgcgcagaccgcaaaaccggatccgtttttccaaaacacttggggccggatacGGCatcaatgcatttcaatggaaaataatgcaggatccggcattcgggcaagtgttccggatttttggccggagagaaaataccacagcatgccgcagttttctctccggccaaaaatccgtaagagggactgaactgatgcattctgaacgggttgctctccattcagaatgcattaggataaaactgatccgttttttttttctggtattgagcccctaggacagaactcaataccggaaaataaaaacgctagtgtgaaagtgcccctagttgccccttttttttttttttttcagagctcctttggaaaatgaaaggtgggatctaatTGGTTGCTGTCGGCAActcagacagttttcctttacagttttgataaatcgcgTATAAATGAAAGGTTTTGCTACTTTCTAACAGACTTTGCCTTTTAATTGTGGAGTAATGTTGGTATAttagtttgctgtcagtgaataaggACCCTTGTTTCCATTCAGAGGCAGGGATCCTGTACACAGCTAGCCCTGCTCTCAGCAGAGAAGTGGACACTATTGTATCCAAACAGCCCAGActtcagactgatacattgtagcaaattaTCAACTGATCATGAGATCCAGGAACATGGTTCATAACAACAATAAACCTTTATGTAATCACAGGATTAAATGAACATAGATAATAAAAGCGGAGGGCATCCATGCCAAAGAAGTGCCATGCCGGTGGTACAGTTAACACTCAGAATATAGCTCGCCATATCACAACCATAGGGCAGATCATGAATAAGACGGTAAGTACGTGCCTGAAATAAAGAAACTGGATTCAGCTTCCAATAAAAGCCCTGACCTTTTCTTCCAAGCAGTAAAATCCGAATATAACCCAGTGCGCAAACAACGTCTACGTGTTTTGGATGATGGATTCGAGACCTTTACCGATGACGTCATAAGTAAGGGTCTGAAATCCATAATCCGAAAGCGTAGCCTTTGTTTGTGCACTGGGTTATATTTGGATTTTATCGCTTTTATTGGAAGCTGGATCCATTTCCTAATATTCCCGATTCCAGGCATTTCCGCGCTTTCTAAGTGACTAtaacaggtgagagctgctgtcGCTTTTTCTTCGGACTGGGTAAGTACATGTTATATGCAACTAGTGAACATAGGTGGCCATGCAGACCAGTAAATGACTCCACTCTACACCAGTCCTGCTCCCAGATGAGAGGTGGCTACTAATGTATCCAGTCTATGACAATAGGAAATAAATACATGGCCagcttgctacaatgtatcagtctacaGTCCAGGCTCACAGAGCACCGTCTAGACTGCAGACAGTTCTATTTGCTTCTCGGTTGGCAGCAGGACTGGCTGTGGACACGGTTACTGCCTCTgagtgttctcattcactgacagcaaacaaatATCTTGAAAATAGACAGTAATTGAAACAAACTGCAGCCGAACCACAACTgcaaggctaggtctacacgacgacatttgtcacgcgacattttgttgcactaatgtcgcgcgacaatttttataatggcagtctatggtgtcgcactgcaacatgcgacatgctgcgactgcgatgcgacaatcgcagaaaatccattcgagatggatttttctgcaactgtcgcagtcgcagcatgtcgcatgttgcagtgcgacaccatagactgccattataaaaattgttgcacgacattagtgcaacaaaatgttgcgcaacaaattTTGCGCCTATTTGTCACGCGACTTTTTGTcgtgcaacaaatgtcgtcgtgtagaccttgcCTAAGAGCCAAAATCTGCTCTATAATGAAAACTGTTCTGGGTCATGGTTGCCAGAACCCAATTGTACATGCCAAAATAGTCCGCACCGCCGGCACCAGCCATATAACGGACCAGCACCGATACTGCGTAATAATGTTCAATTCAAGTCTGTgttgtaagggtacttttacactagcgtttttgttttccgctattgagttccgtcacaggggctcaataccg
Proteins encoded in this region:
- the CSRP3 gene encoding cysteine and glycine-rich protein 3, translating into MANLGGGAKCGACEKTVYHAEEIQCNGRSFHKPCFICMVCRKALDSTTVAAHESEIYCKSCYGRKYGPKGYGFGQGAGCLSTDTGERFGIEAAQTHPSRGSPTTTHTSKFSQKFGTTEKCPRCGKSVYAAEKVMGGGLPWHKTCFRCAICGKSLDSTTVTEKDGEIYCKVCYAKNFGPKGIGFGGLTQVEQKEG